The Sediminispirochaeta smaragdinae DSM 11293 genome has a segment encoding these proteins:
- a CDS encoding efflux RND transporter permease subunit produces MSVSKTVVGKPTTILIIFLLLIGLGIYSTSDLAIDLYPEIEPPVLVVFTGYDGAGPEEIEKRITRTLEGSLSNVSNIESITSTSSEGSSMIMVEFTWGTDMAEAANSVRDNLEFVKGALPDEADSPMIFKFDPSMIPIMGLTLSGNRTPEELRQIAEDVVQPKIEQIEGVALTSVSGGRERIIRVEIPQDRLEAYDLTLTQISSMLQGQNVQVTAGNIDEGNINYLVTTSGEYDSIDQIKNTVISYKNEGMPGTSGDGSTQRTVRLRDIADVYDGYKDADSLVYINGEPGIQIIIQKQSGTNSVQTADNIRNRLERINKQVPEGITVTEIFNTTDIIKSSLNQVSSSAITGALLAIIVLFVFLRSLKSTFIIGLTIPVSLIVTLMLMYFFGLTLNIMTLAGLALGVGMLVDNSIVILENIYRYREKGAKLTASAILGSQEMINAIVASTLTTICVFAPVVLFKSQLDVVGELLASLAFTVVISLSASLVVAVTLIPVLSSHYLPLTSRRQRPLRGTLKALDGVMERFFQGLENLYASILRGVLRHKIITIVVVLAVFLSSLTLIPKTGFEFMPSMQEDQVNLGVELPVGTKLEITETVIKQMEDIVRSEVKGYDDIITEVGEASFFGLGGSAIGYKGSIRIMLPPYKERIDSSDDVKQKLRKHFNDFPSAVFSFDSSQGASFGGTTPIDILIKTEDLTKAKDIAEKIRDILQNMPEVTEPQIDLKDGLPQVEIVMDRDKMYSLGLNVYSVGQEIQANLDGITASQFREGGNEYDIVMFLADEDRNQILDLNKVFVNNQAGQRIPLASFARYQKGTGPITINRENQTRVVHVTAGTVPGTALNEVADRAQQLINQEIPADEDVLIEFSGDYEDLQKYGMRFVAIILVSVFLVFGVMASQFESFVDPFIILFAIPLSMIGVILIYFLTGQIFNILTAVGLVMLAGIIVNNGIVLVDYTNLLRKRGMNIHDACVEAGRNRLRPILMTTLTTVLGLVPMAFFPGEGSELVQPIGKSVVGGLSVGSLFTLLLIPVIYAIVNRVGERRQEKREARKLARQKNRLEIEAQCKGDEA; encoded by the coding sequence ATGAGCGTATCAAAAACCGTCGTTGGCAAGCCAACGACGATACTTATCATTTTCCTGCTTTTAATCGGCCTCGGTATCTATTCCACGAGTGACCTGGCCATTGATCTCTACCCGGAGATTGAACCACCTGTTCTTGTTGTATTTACCGGATATGACGGTGCGGGGCCCGAGGAAATTGAGAAACGGATTACCCGAACCCTTGAAGGTTCTCTGTCGAACGTAAGCAACATCGAGAGTATCACCTCGACGAGTTCGGAGGGGAGCAGCATGATCATGGTTGAGTTCACGTGGGGGACCGACATGGCCGAGGCTGCGAACAGCGTTAGAGACAACCTGGAATTTGTCAAAGGTGCCCTTCCCGACGAAGCCGACAGCCCCATGATCTTCAAATTTGATCCGTCAATGATTCCGATTATGGGTTTGACCTTGTCGGGGAACAGGACCCCTGAAGAGTTACGGCAGATTGCCGAGGATGTGGTGCAGCCGAAGATCGAACAGATCGAAGGAGTCGCCCTGACAAGTGTAAGCGGCGGACGGGAACGGATTATCAGGGTTGAGATCCCGCAGGACCGCCTGGAGGCCTATGACCTTACACTTACGCAGATTTCCAGCATGTTGCAGGGACAGAATGTACAGGTCACTGCCGGAAATATTGATGAAGGGAATATCAATTATCTGGTTACCACCAGTGGTGAATATGACAGTATCGATCAGATCAAGAATACGGTCATTAGTTATAAAAACGAAGGTATGCCCGGAACAAGCGGAGACGGTTCTACACAGCGTACGGTTCGGCTCCGGGATATCGCCGATGTATACGACGGCTATAAAGATGCGGACAGCCTTGTCTATATAAACGGAGAGCCGGGGATACAGATCATCATTCAGAAACAGAGTGGTACCAATTCCGTCCAGACCGCGGACAATATTCGGAACAGGCTCGAGCGAATCAATAAACAGGTCCCCGAAGGAATTACGGTAACGGAGATTTTCAATACGACGGATATCATTAAGTCGTCCCTTAATCAGGTTTCAAGTAGTGCCATTACCGGCGCCCTCCTGGCGATTATTGTTTTATTTGTCTTTCTGCGGAGCCTGAAAAGTACCTTTATCATCGGCCTGACAATCCCTGTTTCGCTGATTGTTACTTTGATGCTGATGTACTTTTTCGGACTTACCCTTAACATTATGACCTTGGCTGGCCTTGCCCTTGGGGTTGGGATGCTTGTCGATAACTCCATCGTTATTCTTGAAAATATCTATCGCTACCGGGAGAAGGGGGCTAAGCTAACGGCCTCCGCCATACTCGGCAGCCAAGAGATGATAAACGCCATAGTCGCGTCTACGCTGACCACTATCTGTGTATTTGCCCCAGTCGTATTGTTCAAGAGCCAGCTTGATGTGGTCGGAGAGTTGCTTGCTTCTCTCGCTTTTACCGTTGTCATCAGCCTCTCCGCCAGTCTTGTGGTTGCCGTGACCTTGATTCCCGTTCTTTCGAGCCACTACCTTCCGCTGACAAGCCGCAGACAGCGCCCCTTGCGGGGAACCCTCAAGGCCCTCGACGGGGTAATGGAGCGTTTTTTCCAGGGACTTGAGAATCTTTACGCATCGATCCTCAGGGGTGTGCTTCGGCATAAGATTATAACGATTGTCGTGGTGCTTGCTGTCTTTCTCTCTTCCCTTACACTTATTCCGAAGACTGGCTTTGAATTTATGCCAAGTATGCAGGAGGATCAGGTTAACCTGGGTGTGGAACTTCCGGTGGGAACAAAGCTTGAAATCACCGAAACGGTCATCAAGCAGATGGAAGATATTGTTCGCAGCGAAGTGAAGGGGTATGATGATATCATTACCGAAGTGGGGGAAGCCTCCTTCTTCGGCCTCGGCGGAAGTGCTATCGGCTATAAAGGGAGCATCAGGATCATGCTGCCTCCCTATAAAGAGCGCATCGACTCTTCCGATGATGTGAAACAGAAACTGCGTAAACACTTCAACGATTTTCCTTCGGCGGTATTTTCCTTCGACAGCAGTCAGGGGGCAAGTTTCGGCGGAACAACGCCCATCGATATTCTGATAAAAACCGAAGATTTGACCAAAGCAAAGGATATCGCGGAAAAGATTCGTGATATTCTGCAAAACATGCCGGAGGTGACGGAACCTCAGATCGATCTGAAAGACGGACTTCCTCAGGTAGAAATTGTCATGGATCGAGACAAGATGTACTCCCTTGGCCTTAACGTTTACTCGGTAGGCCAGGAGATTCAGGCAAATCTCGACGGTATTACCGCAAGCCAGTTCCGTGAGGGTGGAAACGAATACGATATCGTCATGTTTCTTGCCGATGAGGATAGAAATCAGATTCTCGATTTGAATAAGGTTTTCGTCAATAATCAGGCAGGACAGCGTATCCCTCTTGCCAGCTTTGCCAGGTACCAAAAGGGAACCGGGCCGATTACCATCAATAGAGAGAATCAGACCCGTGTTGTACATGTAACAGCAGGAACGGTACCCGGAACGGCCCTGAACGAGGTGGCCGACCGTGCCCAGCAGCTGATTAATCAGGAAATCCCTGCCGATGAGGATGTACTCATTGAGTTCTCCGGTGATTATGAAGATTTGCAAAAGTATGGCATGAGATTTGTTGCAATCATTCTTGTTTCCGTGTTCCTCGTCTTCGGGGTCATGGCCAGCCAGTTTGAGTCCTTTGTCGATCCGTTTATTATTCTTTTTGCGATTCCGCTTTCTATGATCGGCGTTATTCTGATCTATTTTCTTACCGGGCAGATCTTCAACATCTTGACGGCGGTCGGTCTGGTTATGCTTGCGGGAATTATCGTGAACAACGGGATTGTACTGGTAGATTATACCAATTTGCTGAGAAAACGTGGAATGAATATCCACGATGCCTGCGTGGAGGCGGGGAGAAACCGACTCCGGCCGATCCTTATGACGACGCTGACAACGGTCCTCGGATTGGTTCCCATGGCCTTTTTCCCTGGTGAAGGTTCGGAACTTGTGCAGCCGATCGGCAAATCGGTGGTGGGCGGTCTTTCGGTTGGCTCTCTTTTCACCTTGCTTCTCATTCCTGTGATATATGCAATTGTTAATAGGGTTGGTGAGCGCCGTCAGGAAAAACGGGAGGCACGTAAACTTGCCAGACAGAAGAATCGTTTGGAAATTGAAGCACAGTGCAAAGGAGATGAGGCATGA
- a CDS encoding efflux RND transporter periplasmic adaptor subunit has translation MNRKTAGLLLMLFALLIFVTGCDKLPGRGNKENATEAGSEKDADENTETVFAVSVTEAVTGQIYNYLNVNGDVVSKTTVDTYPDVAGKVSRILVAVGDTVRKNQVVAEVDPSKPGMNYAASPVKAAITGTITSIPVEVGSMVSQQSPIVRISRMDELQIKTYVAERFISRMKLGQQALVSLDAFPGKTFMAKVVELSPMVDASSRTMDLKLDFVGSTDGVRAGMFAKIKIITEDKEGVVKIPSAAVIERFGEDYVFVIKDESSVERRKVTAGIEIDGKQEILEGLSGGETTVIRGQTLLEDGSLVKVVQKVEPLPVKDSID, from the coding sequence ATGAATAGGAAAACCGCAGGGCTTTTGCTGATGCTCTTTGCACTGCTGATCTTTGTTACCGGATGCGATAAGCTTCCCGGTCGGGGAAACAAGGAAAATGCTACCGAAGCAGGATCTGAGAAGGATGCAGACGAGAACACGGAAACGGTCTTTGCCGTGAGTGTTACCGAAGCAGTTACGGGCCAGATCTACAACTATCTCAATGTAAATGGCGATGTCGTTTCAAAGACGACGGTCGATACCTATCCCGATGTAGCGGGAAAGGTAAGCAGGATTCTGGTAGCAGTGGGGGATACGGTTCGGAAGAACCAGGTTGTTGCGGAGGTGGATCCCTCAAAACCCGGTATGAACTATGCGGCAAGTCCGGTGAAGGCTGCCATTACGGGGACAATAACCAGTATTCCCGTGGAAGTCGGTTCCATGGTAAGCCAGCAGTCTCCGATTGTGAGAATCAGCAGGATGGATGAGTTACAGATCAAAACCTATGTTGCCGAACGCTTTATCAGCAGGATGAAGCTGGGGCAGCAGGCTTTGGTTAGTCTTGATGCCTTTCCCGGCAAAACCTTCATGGCCAAGGTTGTTGAATTGAGTCCCATGGTGGACGCCTCCAGCCGAACCATGGACCTGAAGCTTGATTTTGTCGGTTCTACCGATGGGGTGAGAGCCGGAATGTTCGCTAAGATCAAAATCATTACCGAGGACAAGGAAGGGGTCGTAAAAATTCCTTCGGCAGCGGTTATCGAACGCTTTGGTGAAGACTATGTCTTTGTAATAAAAGATGAGTCCAGTGTTGAAAGGCGTAAGGTGACGGCCGGTATTGAGATCGATGGCAAGCAGGAGATCCTGGAAGGGCTTTCCGGTGGTGAGACCACCGTTATCAGGGGCCAAACACTTCTTGAAGACGGCTCTTTAGTGAAAGTCGTTCAGAAGGTAGAGCCTCTGCCCGTTAAAGATTCTATCGACTAA
- a CDS encoding PG0541 family transporter-associated protein produces MKLLRVEIIANRSIEEDMHDAFRKAGIVRHYTKFPVVHGVGTSGPRRGDHVWPEENFVLTTYCEEEELDAIVDVVRELKDFFCDEGIKVFVSKAKEIL; encoded by the coding sequence ATGAAATTGTTACGTGTTGAGATCATTGCCAACCGTTCTATCGAAGAAGATATGCATGATGCGTTTCGTAAGGCGGGAATTGTGCGTCATTATACGAAATTTCCTGTGGTTCATGGGGTCGGTACTTCCGGCCCCAGGCGGGGTGATCATGTTTGGCCCGAGGAGAATTTTGTTCTTACCACCTATTGTGAGGAGGAAGAACTCGACGCTATTGTCGACGTGGTGCGCGAATTAAAGGATTTTTTCTGCGACGAAGGGATAAAGGTTTTTGTTTCAAAGGCAAAGGAAATTCTATGA